TAAATGCTTAGACTATAGGCAACTTTTGTTTTTCTGTGCCTTCTTACTTCTAATAACTTATTTTACTTTGTGTGTTTAGGttccaataaaaataattggtgGACCATAATTTTAGagtcattttcattgaaaaaaaatgtcaagtcaTTATTTAATTTGAATGCTTCTGCTGATGAAGTTACTTGTCTTCATGGAATAAGAACCTTGAATGCATTAGCATTACTTCTTTCTCATAAATGTATGCAACTTTTATTCTACCCTTATGTTAATAGAACGCAAATGACAGAAGTAAGTTTAATTCTGaaactttattttaaaattgattttatcacAATTCTtgtaataaaaacattttaattctgTACACCCAGGTAATTAGTTATCCGTATTCAATGTTGGCTCGATCAGCTATCGTTTATACAGATTCATTTATACTGATAAGTGGCTGCTTGGCTGCTCAAtgtttcctaaaaaattttgaccgGAAGGATGGACGCATACTTCGTCActattttaatcgttttttaaggtacctatcaattcatttataacattttaaataatttttatcgcaAATGTGTGATAAAAATAAGCCTACCTACTTAGTTAAAAATAAGCATCGTGGTCAAGAAATCAcgaatataggtacttaggtacctagctacctatttAATCTAATTATCGAATACAAATTTATacctgcgttttttttttatccaggtTGACGCCCAATCTGATggctataattttattttgtactTTTATATTACCAATCACAAATTCCGGTCCTTTTTGGAACGTAGTTATATCACGACACGCTGAcctttgcaaaaaatattggtGGCGAAATTTCCTCTACGTTCATAATTATTACGGATTCGAAGAAATGGTTTGACACTATATTAATTACCAAcgttgattttatcaaaataattaatCTAATGTCGCTAATGACTGTGGTATTCGTAATTTTGTTAAACAGTGTCTCACGCATACACATCAGCTCGGAATTGATATGCAACTGTATTTATTCTCTCCAGTTCTTATATATTTATTATGGCGTTTGCCAATGATAGGAATGATTGTTTCCACAATTCTGGCAATTGTTTCAACTTACTTACGTTATTACGTCACATTTCAAAACAATCTAAGTCCAATTATTTATTACGGAGTTTCGTAAGTGCATTGTTTTATCTACACCTTGTTTGCTAGTTTacattttcataattgaaaGCATGTGTAGGTATACGTAAACGTACTTATGCCATGCACCTATCTTaaagacacattttttttctaaacataaCGGTAGGTTGCTCGTACTGTGTAAATACATATGCAGGTACCTAATCACCTTAATTTACATTGTATAGCGTGAAATGATTTAATGAATGAGGCATGTACCGAGTAATCATCTCAAACAGAGTAATTACTGATTGAGCAAGTTGTAGATGTAAACTTCGAGTAGTGATCTAGACAATTAACTATAACCAAGTGTTCTTATGTTAATTGtttcttaatttattttcatcttttaaataTGGGACAATTTTCAGAGTGTCACAATTATTCAGCACTGCGAGTTTATCTTATATATTACCAACTCACAGAGCAACTTCTTACATTATGGGGATATTCCTCGGTTACTACCTTCATTATCGTTCATCAATTCCTGTGAAGTTCAGTAAAGtaagaatatttttacaaagtacctaggtacaaatTCACAATAATGGCGATTACTTGCAATGTTTAAATGTTCGTTTAGGCTCAAATTCGAATaggaaatttctttttttcaacatgcggCTTTTTAGCTATGTTTGGAACATATTGGATGTCCAATAGAAATTACAAATATAGTGCTACAGAAGCTGCTATGTACATGGCATTTTCTCCTATTGTTTGGTGTTCGGCGCTTATATGGGGAATCATCATCAATGTACACGGATACACAAGTGAGTAGTTCATTTTTAATACACATGATCATGAATCTGTCCTTCAGTATAAAGCAGATACTATTGTAAGAATTTACtacttgtttatttttcttatgtGGTTCTTCACATAGGTTtcattggagaatttttcaattggtcCGGTTTTAGAATATTCACAAGAATAGCATATGCCATATATCTTATTCAATTCCCCGTATACTTTTACAACGTTGGAACTACAAAATCAGCAACGTATTTCACTACTCAAATATTGGTAAAAGAATTTTTAtgggattcaattttttcacaattgtgTCAGAAAATAActtcatattattttgaattcagtTCAACATTGAAGAATATACCATCATATTTCTACTATCCATCATTTTAACATTGTTATTCGATCTACCATTTCAAAACATAAGTCAAGTATTAAAACGTGATACTAATAAACATTCGGTAGAAcagaagaaaacaaaattactaggtataaaataaattcttttttccTCTATGTTGACGATTCATAACGCATTGTTCACTAATTCCATTAATTTATGACTTCAGGAAAAATCGAATAAACAACTCCGAATAGGGAATAGGATTATACCCTGAAACTGAGAAACCACCGAAACAAATGAAGAGACACATCAACTAATTTTCCAGTTATATTTACGAAGAGTTTTCAAGAATTGgtatcagttttttattttttttattccaacatgttttgtattttaaagTTATAGGTGAGATCTCGCTTAGttcaaaagatgagaaaaatacaatttttttatatgaaaaatcaGAGTTTTTTAAGGGACgggaaattattttaaagcGGTTATGATTAAACTAGTTCGATGTACAATTGAAAATGGGCCTGAAATTGTTTTCAGGTCGCGAGATCTCATCTTGGTTGagtgaattaaaaatgaattatttttgcaattaaatttgtttgtttgttatCGTTCAATTTACACTTCATCGTTGCGTACATGTACTCAATAGAAACTTCACAACACAGTTTTGATCTCCAACAAATAAAACTTGAGgcttaaaatcataaaaacatGTCGCCAGTAAGTGTATCAACACAGCTGTTACGAAAGGATGTTTCAACTCAGATAAGTCCCAAAAGTATCAACTCAAAGGTACTCAAGATTTATCATAGTTCACCGGAGTTGGCCAATCTATTTCCACATTCtgcaatatttcaataaaatattgaacGTGAATCaataaacgtgtttttttttcgttttcaagttgataaatAACAAA
The sequence above is a segment of the Planococcus citri chromosome 3, ihPlaCitr1.1, whole genome shotgun sequence genome. Coding sequences within it:
- the LOC135839283 gene encoding nose resistant to fluoxetine protein 6-like, translated to MFCHYFFHVTVFYWLAFYSTAGANSGINITIPTPLYYEALRAKDIHFEDRPNLTRYNESKAGKQLYWREHIFTPKLHLNQFLAAIPSFEESLPVNSSNQLCAKHSRFVLKNAENMEIWALKMLDSSGKLSPSLLQGNVNQLGDFDQCLSVQEYFENERNVAEEINGKYCLVSIDLQLPHSMQSIDRLIHSHYVIKSKLSDPGHRIPKFASMYWALCVPHTCSHQDVKEAVISQLKKLQISGLKKDVSLEDFMCQTKNEKKIFTFGTVISGLAFGAIIGVVIFSTFQEFNQCAKVAQCDQTTGSNKNNWWTIILESFSLKKNVKSLFNLNASADEVTCLHGIRTLNALALLLSHKCMQLLFYPYVNRTQMTEVISYPYSMLARSAIVYTDSFILISGCLAAQCFLKNFDRKDGRILRHYFNRFLRLTPNLMAIILFCTFILPITNSGPFWNVVISRHADLCKKYWWRNFLYVHNYYGFEEMCLTHTHQLGIDMQLYLFSPVLIYLLWRLPMIGMIVSTILAIVSTYLRYYVTFQNNLSPIIYYGVSVSQLFSTASLSYILPTHRATSYIMGIFLGYYLHYRSSIPVKFSKAQIRIGNFFFSTCGFLAMFGTYWMSNRNYKYSATEAAMYMAFSPIVWCSALIWGIIINVHGYTSFIGEFFNWSGFRIFTRIAYAIYLIQFPVYFYNVGTTKSATYFTTQILFNIEEYTIIFLLSIILTLLFDLPFQNISQVLKRDTNKHSVEQKKTKLLGKIE